A genomic segment from Equus asinus isolate D_3611 breed Donkey chromosome 23, EquAss-T2T_v2, whole genome shotgun sequence encodes:
- the LOC106828186 gene encoding protein SPATA31F1 isoform X2 encodes MQSAHLVPSSVRRTTGSHQRHRKARQRAREAASRARRISQEEAEKPWELLSVMKSQGWLPREGSVRRLLCADTCCQICNALALEIQQLLAGENSLISSTSSRPSQGSSCLEMLSLSTVSFEQSLQHPSPQSKELSLPSAIPTVLQLMDQRSLTQSAAQSAGAVSLHHYWAEHLQRGQELQVLEMPRGPEIESSSRFEEPVVPGYQQKMMQSNPNLVCGNKGQPPLNPQVALLTQNPEIATLTHPVGLHMVSVLPAHLPFLSPHVLRFLEVHVRKWMHFQRWGLPRRVEESLRHFMPNPPLFYQPVSEQPVSFIQSDTSQISVEECGTISYQTWGTCMAGQPTQAFWVSEWSIVDPKQRHHYQQIPNHMTLALPSAALKDFSGLYPLPGPQAHDAVGTSEQKYSQLFCGLPSLHSESLVDIFFGSQSLSINGNLSKPPLKDPFLFKELSFPLPSKIPPHSAPPSSPSSPNWVTPSDHQQAQIKVPFLTLAQCQALEWHLRQRQLQLQWGLPAVFQRSQHTQSPGQYKLCDKAQSPETGKTSSPGKSSSVLTRELRFFPEHGRRLLGFHLQRQLIHHRWGLPQKIQQSIQLFLSPTDQQTLSWNSTAQANVTVPQPTALEVIGAGDPFSPVTDPVSGPVPHLLNQARAILQSHINSKRGQIHQGKVPACVYSSWECIIPGGLEGAPFTCIPESKPLEGQPATDSDLQQEVTPWMPTALDQQQRASEDAVNEHPKLPRALSKGSLEKLETTLRHKYLAFLSGLPTLYYVALSRATAPAITTQALTPEKVPGPVGFPKEPVTQVTSSEEQCRSPGPCFQDANKTCADSADELQAEVQVEGMIETVPLESQTESASPYSLKKPILAKLNFHLRKKILEIQLGIPIRAKASREQTVAIPENTSTQESPGSLSKPGKTLLQELPSRLDTLRAPDPAWLHFREQLASELKALQQSQKHPSSTAVPHGSAHWASKISQPSEEATEAQVLCIQLEASVNHPSPVQPRSPEPHSPGKSKDSAQVPMLAGNREDPGKPKSAGDLGEGDAGFGLSSTRENGHPAEAQRPEGMLLHRIPDSPWRPRPSFHLDAPCPHSRQHRPQLKLLELPPGVAAGKQPEKNDLPNSQTKISVILKPAALPEHTLPVVPQASQAQPFLGQLIQGQPRQGQTWPGQVLQGQVMPAHPYKRPGLPESGLRNKMKSFLHWINPKTKGKGHKESVFSTAEKVASTTQNVEKSLAPAKSPTGRPKKPKTRGDPKAQSTPTEQHVGLAFLDNPPSSDGKLQHCSHSHQLHSASVLGHPRHCPRHCPRVACAPTQPGNPP; translated from the exons ATGCAGTCTGCTCACCTGGTTCCGTCTTCTGTGAGGCGTACCACTGGGAGTCATCAG CGTCACCGAAAAGCCAGGCAAAGGGCTAGAGAGGCAGCATCAAGAG CCAGGAGAATTTCCCAGGAGGAAGCTGAGAAGCCATGGGAACTGCTCTCTGTCATGAAAAG CCAGGGCTGGCTTCCTCGGGAGGGAAGTGTGCGGCGGCTCCTGTGTGCAGATACCTGCTGCCAAATCTGCAATGCCCTGGCTCTGGAGATTCAGCAGCTGCTGGCGGGTGAGAACAGCCTGATCTCTTCCACTTCATCGAGGCCATCGCAGGGTTCCTCTTGCCTAGAGATGTTGTCCCTGTCTACTGTGTCTTTCGAGCAGAGTCTGCAGCATCCTTCTCCACAATCCAAAGAGCTTTCACTTCCATCTGCAATCCCCACAGTGTTGCAATTAATGGATCAGAGATCCTTAACACAGTCCGCTGCCCAGTCCGCTGGTGCAGTCAGCCTCCACCATTACTGGGCTGAACACCTCCAGCGGGGGCAGGAATTGCAAGTGCTCGAGATGCCCAGGGGCCCAGAGATAGAGTCTTCTTCAAGATTTGAGGAGCCTGTGGTTCCAGGGTACCAGCAGAAGATGATGCAAAGCAACCCCAACCTTGTCTGTGGGAACAAAGGTCAGCCACCATTGAATCCTCAGGTTGCTCTGCTGACCCAGAACCCAGAAATCGCTACCCTGACACATCCTGTGGGCTTGCATATGGTCAGTGtcctccctgcccacctgccaTTCCTCAGTCCTCATGTCCTGAGGTTTCTAGAGGTACATGTAAGAAAATGGATGCATTTCCAGAGGTGGGGGCTCCCCCGACGAGTGGAGGAGTCCCTGAGGCACTTTATGCCAAACCCACCATTGTTTTACCAACCTGTAAGTGAGCAACCAGTTTCTTTCATCCAGAGTGATACTTCTCAGATCTCTGTTGAGGAATGTGGGACCATTTCCTACCAGACCTGGGGTACATGTATGGCTGGCCAGCCCACCCAGGCCTTCTGGGTTTCTGAATGGTCCATTGTGGACCCAAAACAAAGACACCACTACCAGCAAATCCCAAACCATATGACTCTAGCCTTGCCCTCTGCAGCCCTTAAGGACTTCAGTGGCCTCTATCCACTTCCTGGGCCACAGGCTCATGACGCAGTGGGCACTTCAGAGCAGAAATACAGCCAGCTATTCTGTGGCCTCCCTTCTCTGCACAGTGAGTCCCTGGTTGATATCTTCTTTGGCTCTCAAAGTCTCTCCATAAATGGGAACTTGTCCAAGCCTCCTTTGAAGGATCCTTTTCTCTTCAAGgagctctccttccctctgccatCTAAAATTCCACCACACTcagccccaccctcttccccatcTTCCCCAAATTGGGTCACTCCGTCTGACCACCAACAAGCTCAGATCAAGGTCCCATTTCTGACACTGGCCCAGTGTCAAGCCCTGGAGTGGCATCTGCGGCAGAGGCAGCTCCAGCTTCAGTGGGGTTTGCCAGCAGTTTTCCAGAGATCTCAGCACACTCAGAGCCCCGGGCAGTATAAGCTCTGTGACAAAGCCCAGTCTCCTGAGACTGGGAAAACTTCTTCGCCAGGGAAGTCCAGCTCAGTCCTGACCAGAGAACTCCGCTTCTTCCCGGAGCATGGCCGGAGGCTGCTGGGATTCCACCTCCAGAGGCAGCTGATTCACCATCGCTGGGGCCTGCCCCAGAAGATCCAGCAGTCCATCCAGTTGTTCCTGTCCCCCACTGACCAGCAGACTCTGTCCTGGAACAGCACGGCCCAGGCCAATGTGACTGTTCCCCAACCTACAGCCCTAGAGGTCATAGGGGCTGGTGACCCATTCTCACCTGTCACGGACCCAGTGTCAGGCCCTGTGCCACACTTACTCAACCAGGCCAGGGCAATACTGCAGAGTCACATCAACTCCAAACGTGGGCAGATTCACCAGGGCAAGGTCCCTGCCTGTGTCTACAGCTCGTGGGAATGCATCATTCCCGGGGGCCTGGAAGGGGCTCCCTTCACCTGCATCCCCGAAAGCAAGCCCCTCGAGGGACAGCCAGCCACTGACTCTGATCTACAACAGGAAGTTACACCCTGGATGCCAACAGCCCTCGATCAGCAGCAACGAGCCTCTGAAGATGCTGTCAATGAACATCCTAAGCTGCCCCGGGCCCTGTCCAAGGGGTCCCTTGAGAAACTGGAGACGACTTTAAGGCACAAATATCTGGCCTTCTTGTCAGGGCTGCCCACTCTCTATTATGTGGCTCTGTCCCGGGCCACGGCCCCAGCAATCACTACTCAAGCTCTAACCCCAGAGAAGGTGCCTGGGCCTGTCGGATTCCCCAAAGAACCTGTGACTCAGGTGACCTCATCTGAAGAGCAGTGTCGAAGTCCTGGGCCATGCTTTCAAGATGCCAACAAGACTTGTGCAGACTCTGCAGATGAGCTGCAGGCTGAAGTGCAGGTGGAAGGAATGATCGAGACCGTGCCTTTAGAAAGCCAGACAGAGTCCGCTAGCCCCTACTCACTCAAGAAACCCATCTTGGCCAAACTAAACTTCCACCTGAGAAAGAAGATCCTAGAGATACAATTGGGAATTCCCATAAGGGCAAAGGCGTCCAGAGAACAAACCGTAGCAATCCCAGAGAACACATCCACACAGGAGTCTCCTGGGAGTCTAAGCAAGCCAGGAAAAACACTGCTCCAGGAACTCCCCAGCAGACTAGACACTCTTCGTGCCCCAGATCCAGCATGGCTCCACTTTAGAGAACAGCTGGCCAGTGAGTTAAAGGCATTGCAGCAGAGCCAGAAGCACCCTAGTTCCACAGCAGTGCCCCATGGTTCTGCCCACTGGGCCTCCAAGATCTCACAGCCCAGTGAGGAAGCGACAGAGGCCCAGGTGCTTTGCATTCAGCTGGAGGCCAGTGTGAACCACCCCAGCCCGGTGCAGCCCCGGAGCCCTGAGCCCCACAGCCCTGGCAAGAGCAAGGACTCAGCCCAAGTCCCCATGCTGGCAGGAAACAGAGAGGACCCAGGGAAACCCAAGTCAGCAGGGGACCTCGGAGAAGGGGATGCGGGGTTTGGGCTCTCCTCAACAAGAGAAAACGGCCACCCTGCTGAAGCCCAGAGGCCAGAAGGCATGCTTCTGCACAGGATACCCGACAGCCCCTGGCGACCGAGACCGAGCTTTCACCTTGACGCTCCCTGTCCACACAGTCGCCAGCATCGCCCTCAGCTTAAGCTCCTGGAGCTGCCTCCAGGAGTCGCTGCGGGGAAGCAACCTGAGAAGAATGACCTGCCAAACAGTCAAACCAAGATCAGTGTCATCCTCAAACCAGCAGCGCTGCCTGAGCACACCCTGCCTGTGGTGCCCCAGGCATCCCAGGCCCAGCCTTTCCTGGGCCAACTCATTCAGGGTCAGCCACGGCAGGGCCAAACTTGGCCAGGTCAGGTTTTGCAGGGGCAGGTGATGCCAGCCCATCCTTATAAGAGGCCTGGCCTTCCAGAATCTGGCTTGAGAAATAAGATGAAATCCTTTCTGCACTGGATTAACCCCAAGACAAAAGGCAAAGGGCACAAGGAATCTGTGTTCTCCACAGCTGAGAAAGTGGCCAGCACCACACAAAATGTAGAAAAGAGCCTGGCTCCAGCCAAAAGTCCCACAGGGCGACCTAAGAAACCGAAGACAAGAGGGGACCCCAAGGCCCAATCTACCCCCACTGAGCAGCACGTGGGCCTGGCCTTCTTGGATAACCCTCCTTCCTCAGATGGTAAGCTCCAGCACTGCTCCCACTCCCACCAACTCCACTCTGCCTCAGTCCTGGGCCACCCCCGCCACTGCCCTCGCCACTGTCCTCGAGTGGCGTGTGCCCCCACCCAACCAGGGAACCCACCCTAA
- the LOC106828186 gene encoding protein SPATA31F1 isoform X3: MCVTWALQRHRKARQRAREAASRARRISQEEAEKPWELLSVMKSQGWLPREGSVRRLLCADTCCQICNALALEIQQLLAGENSLISSTSSRPSQGSSCLEMLSLSTVSFEQSLQHPSPQSKELSLPSAIPTVLQLMDQRSLTQSAAQSAGAVSLHHYWAEHLQRGQELQVLEMPRGPEIESSSRFEEPVVPGYQQKMMQSNPNLVCGNKGQPPLNPQVALLTQNPEIATLTHPVGLHMVSVLPAHLPFLSPHVLRFLEVHVRKWMHFQRWGLPRRVEESLRHFMPNPPLFYQPVSEQPVSFIQSDTSQISVEECGTISYQTWGTCMAGQPTQAFWVSEWSIVDPKQRHHYQQIPNHMTLALPSAALKDFSGLYPLPGPQAHDAVGTSEQKYSQLFCGLPSLHSESLVDIFFGSQSLSINGNLSKPPLKDPFLFKELSFPLPSKIPPHSAPPSSPSSPNWVTPSDHQQAQIKVPFLTLAQCQALEWHLRQRQLQLQWGLPAVFQRSQHTQSPGQYKLCDKAQSPETGKTSSPGKSSSVLTRELRFFPEHGRRLLGFHLQRQLIHHRWGLPQKIQQSIQLFLSPTDQQTLSWNSTAQANVTVPQPTALEVIGAGDPFSPVTDPVSGPVPHLLNQARAILQSHINSKRGQIHQGKVPACVYSSWECIIPGGLEGAPFTCIPESKPLEGQPATDSDLQQEVTPWMPTALDQQQRASEDAVNEHPKLPRALSKGSLEKLETTLRHKYLAFLSGLPTLYYVALSRATAPAITTQALTPEKVPGPVGFPKEPVTQVTSSEEQCRSPGPCFQDANKTCADSADELQAEVQVEGMIETVPLESQTESASPYSLKKPILAKLNFHLRKKILEIQLGIPIRAKASREQTVAIPENTSTQESPGSLSKPGKTLLQELPSRLDTLRAPDPAWLHFREQLASELKALQQSQKHPSSTAVPHGSAHWASKISQPSEEATEAQVLCIQLEASVNHPSPVQPRSPEPHSPGKSKDSAQVPMLAGNREDPGKPKSAGDLGEGDAGFGLSSTRENGHPAEAQRPEGMLLHRIPDSPWRPRPSFHLDAPCPHSRQHRPQLKLLELPPGVAAGKQPEKNDLPNSQTKISVILKPAALPEHTLPVVPQASQAQPFLGQLIQGQPRQGQTWPGQVLQGQVMPAHPYKRPGLPESGLRNKMKSFLHWINPKTKGKGHKESVFSTAEKVASTTQNVEKSLAPAKSPTGRPKKPKTRGDPKAQSTPTEQHVGLAFLDNPPSSDGKLQHCSHSHQLHSASVLGHPRHCPRHCPRVACAPTQPGNPP, from the exons ATGTGTGTGACCTGGGCTTTACAA CGTCACCGAAAAGCCAGGCAAAGGGCTAGAGAGGCAGCATCAAGAG CCAGGAGAATTTCCCAGGAGGAAGCTGAGAAGCCATGGGAACTGCTCTCTGTCATGAAAAG CCAGGGCTGGCTTCCTCGGGAGGGAAGTGTGCGGCGGCTCCTGTGTGCAGATACCTGCTGCCAAATCTGCAATGCCCTGGCTCTGGAGATTCAGCAGCTGCTGGCGGGTGAGAACAGCCTGATCTCTTCCACTTCATCGAGGCCATCGCAGGGTTCCTCTTGCCTAGAGATGTTGTCCCTGTCTACTGTGTCTTTCGAGCAGAGTCTGCAGCATCCTTCTCCACAATCCAAAGAGCTTTCACTTCCATCTGCAATCCCCACAGTGTTGCAATTAATGGATCAGAGATCCTTAACACAGTCCGCTGCCCAGTCCGCTGGTGCAGTCAGCCTCCACCATTACTGGGCTGAACACCTCCAGCGGGGGCAGGAATTGCAAGTGCTCGAGATGCCCAGGGGCCCAGAGATAGAGTCTTCTTCAAGATTTGAGGAGCCTGTGGTTCCAGGGTACCAGCAGAAGATGATGCAAAGCAACCCCAACCTTGTCTGTGGGAACAAAGGTCAGCCACCATTGAATCCTCAGGTTGCTCTGCTGACCCAGAACCCAGAAATCGCTACCCTGACACATCCTGTGGGCTTGCATATGGTCAGTGtcctccctgcccacctgccaTTCCTCAGTCCTCATGTCCTGAGGTTTCTAGAGGTACATGTAAGAAAATGGATGCATTTCCAGAGGTGGGGGCTCCCCCGACGAGTGGAGGAGTCCCTGAGGCACTTTATGCCAAACCCACCATTGTTTTACCAACCTGTAAGTGAGCAACCAGTTTCTTTCATCCAGAGTGATACTTCTCAGATCTCTGTTGAGGAATGTGGGACCATTTCCTACCAGACCTGGGGTACATGTATGGCTGGCCAGCCCACCCAGGCCTTCTGGGTTTCTGAATGGTCCATTGTGGACCCAAAACAAAGACACCACTACCAGCAAATCCCAAACCATATGACTCTAGCCTTGCCCTCTGCAGCCCTTAAGGACTTCAGTGGCCTCTATCCACTTCCTGGGCCACAGGCTCATGACGCAGTGGGCACTTCAGAGCAGAAATACAGCCAGCTATTCTGTGGCCTCCCTTCTCTGCACAGTGAGTCCCTGGTTGATATCTTCTTTGGCTCTCAAAGTCTCTCCATAAATGGGAACTTGTCCAAGCCTCCTTTGAAGGATCCTTTTCTCTTCAAGgagctctccttccctctgccatCTAAAATTCCACCACACTcagccccaccctcttccccatcTTCCCCAAATTGGGTCACTCCGTCTGACCACCAACAAGCTCAGATCAAGGTCCCATTTCTGACACTGGCCCAGTGTCAAGCCCTGGAGTGGCATCTGCGGCAGAGGCAGCTCCAGCTTCAGTGGGGTTTGCCAGCAGTTTTCCAGAGATCTCAGCACACTCAGAGCCCCGGGCAGTATAAGCTCTGTGACAAAGCCCAGTCTCCTGAGACTGGGAAAACTTCTTCGCCAGGGAAGTCCAGCTCAGTCCTGACCAGAGAACTCCGCTTCTTCCCGGAGCATGGCCGGAGGCTGCTGGGATTCCACCTCCAGAGGCAGCTGATTCACCATCGCTGGGGCCTGCCCCAGAAGATCCAGCAGTCCATCCAGTTGTTCCTGTCCCCCACTGACCAGCAGACTCTGTCCTGGAACAGCACGGCCCAGGCCAATGTGACTGTTCCCCAACCTACAGCCCTAGAGGTCATAGGGGCTGGTGACCCATTCTCACCTGTCACGGACCCAGTGTCAGGCCCTGTGCCACACTTACTCAACCAGGCCAGGGCAATACTGCAGAGTCACATCAACTCCAAACGTGGGCAGATTCACCAGGGCAAGGTCCCTGCCTGTGTCTACAGCTCGTGGGAATGCATCATTCCCGGGGGCCTGGAAGGGGCTCCCTTCACCTGCATCCCCGAAAGCAAGCCCCTCGAGGGACAGCCAGCCACTGACTCTGATCTACAACAGGAAGTTACACCCTGGATGCCAACAGCCCTCGATCAGCAGCAACGAGCCTCTGAAGATGCTGTCAATGAACATCCTAAGCTGCCCCGGGCCCTGTCCAAGGGGTCCCTTGAGAAACTGGAGACGACTTTAAGGCACAAATATCTGGCCTTCTTGTCAGGGCTGCCCACTCTCTATTATGTGGCTCTGTCCCGGGCCACGGCCCCAGCAATCACTACTCAAGCTCTAACCCCAGAGAAGGTGCCTGGGCCTGTCGGATTCCCCAAAGAACCTGTGACTCAGGTGACCTCATCTGAAGAGCAGTGTCGAAGTCCTGGGCCATGCTTTCAAGATGCCAACAAGACTTGTGCAGACTCTGCAGATGAGCTGCAGGCTGAAGTGCAGGTGGAAGGAATGATCGAGACCGTGCCTTTAGAAAGCCAGACAGAGTCCGCTAGCCCCTACTCACTCAAGAAACCCATCTTGGCCAAACTAAACTTCCACCTGAGAAAGAAGATCCTAGAGATACAATTGGGAATTCCCATAAGGGCAAAGGCGTCCAGAGAACAAACCGTAGCAATCCCAGAGAACACATCCACACAGGAGTCTCCTGGGAGTCTAAGCAAGCCAGGAAAAACACTGCTCCAGGAACTCCCCAGCAGACTAGACACTCTTCGTGCCCCAGATCCAGCATGGCTCCACTTTAGAGAACAGCTGGCCAGTGAGTTAAAGGCATTGCAGCAGAGCCAGAAGCACCCTAGTTCCACAGCAGTGCCCCATGGTTCTGCCCACTGGGCCTCCAAGATCTCACAGCCCAGTGAGGAAGCGACAGAGGCCCAGGTGCTTTGCATTCAGCTGGAGGCCAGTGTGAACCACCCCAGCCCGGTGCAGCCCCGGAGCCCTGAGCCCCACAGCCCTGGCAAGAGCAAGGACTCAGCCCAAGTCCCCATGCTGGCAGGAAACAGAGAGGACCCAGGGAAACCCAAGTCAGCAGGGGACCTCGGAGAAGGGGATGCGGGGTTTGGGCTCTCCTCAACAAGAGAAAACGGCCACCCTGCTGAAGCCCAGAGGCCAGAAGGCATGCTTCTGCACAGGATACCCGACAGCCCCTGGCGACCGAGACCGAGCTTTCACCTTGACGCTCCCTGTCCACACAGTCGCCAGCATCGCCCTCAGCTTAAGCTCCTGGAGCTGCCTCCAGGAGTCGCTGCGGGGAAGCAACCTGAGAAGAATGACCTGCCAAACAGTCAAACCAAGATCAGTGTCATCCTCAAACCAGCAGCGCTGCCTGAGCACACCCTGCCTGTGGTGCCCCAGGCATCCCAGGCCCAGCCTTTCCTGGGCCAACTCATTCAGGGTCAGCCACGGCAGGGCCAAACTTGGCCAGGTCAGGTTTTGCAGGGGCAGGTGATGCCAGCCCATCCTTATAAGAGGCCTGGCCTTCCAGAATCTGGCTTGAGAAATAAGATGAAATCCTTTCTGCACTGGATTAACCCCAAGACAAAAGGCAAAGGGCACAAGGAATCTGTGTTCTCCACAGCTGAGAAAGTGGCCAGCACCACACAAAATGTAGAAAAGAGCCTGGCTCCAGCCAAAAGTCCCACAGGGCGACCTAAGAAACCGAAGACAAGAGGGGACCCCAAGGCCCAATCTACCCCCACTGAGCAGCACGTGGGCCTGGCCTTCTTGGATAACCCTCCTTCCTCAGATGGTAAGCTCCAGCACTGCTCCCACTCCCACCAACTCCACTCTGCCTCAGTCCTGGGCCACCCCCGCCACTGCCCTCGCCACTGTCCTCGAGTGGCGTGTGCCCCCACCCAACCAGGGAACCCACCCTAA